The window ACGGCGTCGTTGATGCGCGGCAGGATGCGCAGCACCTCGCGGCCGCGCGAGTCGACGCGGATGTTGGCGCCGAGCGCGTCCATCACGTCGACCACCTGCGTCTTGTTCATCTCCCAGGGGCGGGCCTTGAAGGCCGCGGGCTTCTGCAGCAGCGCGCCGACGGGGCACAGGTCCGCGACGTTGCCCTGAAGCTCGGACCCCATGGAGGATTCGAGGTAGGTCGTGATCTCCATGTCCTCGCCGCGGCCGATGGCGCCTATGTCGCCCGTGCCGGCCACTTCCGAGGTGAAGCGGACGCAGCGCGTGCAGTGGATGCAGCGGTTCATGGAGGTCCGCACGATGGGACCGATGTACTTGTCCTCGACGGCGCGCTTGTTCTCGTGGAAGCGCGAGCCGGCGACGCCGAAGGCCATCGCCTGGTCCTGCAGGTCGCACTCGCCGCCCTGGTCGCAGATCGGGCAGTCGAGCGGGTGGTTGATCAGCAGGAACTCCATGATGCCGTGGCGGGCCTTCTTGACCACGGCCGACTTGGTGGAGACCTGCGGCAGCTCGCCGTTCGGGCCCGGGCGGCAGTCGCGCACGCCCCAGGCGCAGGAGGCCACCGGCTTGGGGGCGCCCTTCAGCTCGACGAGGCACATGCGGCAGTTGCCGGCGATCGACAGCCGCTCGTGGAAGCAGAAGCGCGGGATCTCGGCGCCCGCGGCCTCGCAGGCCTGCAGCAGCGTGTAGTCCGCCGGCACGTCGACTTCGCGTCCATCGACGACGATCTTGGTCATCGCAATCCCTTCGCGGCCTCAGCCTTCAGAATCATTCCAAGCGGCATGGTCATAGCCCATCCCGCGGCGCGGCGGCACCCTTCGCCGCGCTTCCACCAGACAATTGGCCCCGATCGCCCGGCGCCTCAATGCGGCACGTCGACGAGGTCCAGGCGACGCTCGATCCGGTGGAGACGAGCATCGAGACTCTCCATCCGCCGATGCACTCCGACGACGGCCTCTTCGACGGCCGTCATCGGAATTTTGAGATCCCGGACATCGTCGGTCAGACGATCGACCTTGGCGTCGATACGGCGGAGATATGTGAGGACAAGGTTGTCAGGCTCGTCGCCCATGACGTCACTCCGCCGCGATGCGGATCGGCTCGGGATGCGGGTTCGCCATGTAGGTGTCGATGCGCTTCTCGATCTCCGGGCGGAAGTGCCGGATCAGGCCCTGCACGGGCCAGGCTGCCGCGTCGCCGAGCGCGCAGATGGAGTGGCCTTCGAGCTGGGTCGTCACTTCGAGGAGCGCGTCGATCTCGCGCTTCTGCGCGCGGCCCTCCGACATGCGGGTCATCACGCGCCACAGCCAGCCCGTGCCCTCGCGGCAGGGCGTGCACTGGCCGCAGCTCTCGTGCTTGTAGAAGTACGAGATGCGGGTGATCGCCCGGATGATGTCGGTCGACTTGTCCATCACGATCACGGCCGCGGTGCCGAGGCCGGACTTGAGGTCGCGCAGCGCGTCGAAGTCCATCGGGCAGTCGATGATCTCGTGCGCCGGCACGATGGGCACGGAGGAGCCGCCGGGGATCACGGCGAGCAGGTTGTCCCAGCCGCCGCGGATGCCGCCGCAGTGGCGGTCGATCAGCTCGCGGAACGGGATCGACATCGCCTCCTCGACGTTGCAGGGCGTGTTCACGTTGCCCGAAACGCAGAAGAGCTTGGTGCCGGTGTTGTTCTTGCGGCCGATGCCGGCGAACCAAGCGCCGCCGCGGCGCAGGATGGTGGGCGCCACCGCGATGGATTCGACGTTGTTGACCGTGGTGGGGTAGCCGTAGAGGCCCATGTTGGCGGGGAACGGCGGCTTCAGCCGCGGCATGCCCTTCTTGCCCTCGAGGGACTCCAGCAGCGCCGTCTCCTCGCCGCAGATGTAGGCGCCCGCGCCCCGGTGGACGTAGATGTCGAACGGGTAGCCGTGGACGTTGTTGGGCCCGACGAGGTTCGCCTCATAGGCCTCGTCCACCGCGGCGTCGAGGCGGTCGGCCTCCAGCACGTATTCGCCGCGGATGTAGATGTAGCAGGCGTTGGCGTGCATGGCGAAGGAGGCGATCATCGCGCCCTCGATCAGCATGTGCGGATCGTTGCGCATGATCTCCCGGTCCTTGCAGGTGCCGGGCTCGGACTCGTCGGCGTTGATGACGAGATAGGCCGGACGCGCGGGGTCGGGCTTGGGCATGAAGGACCACTTCAGGCCCGTCGGGAAGCCGGCGCCGCCGCGGCCGCGCAGGCCCGACGCCTTCATCTCGTTGATGATCCAGTCCTTGCCCTTCTCCAGCAGGCCCTTGGTGCCGTCCCAGGTGCCGCGCTTGCGCGCGCCTTCGAGGCGCCAGTCGCCGATGCCGTAGAGGTTGAGGAAGATGCGATCCTTGTCGTCGAGCATGGCGCTTCTCCTCAGGCGGGCTTGTCGGATGCGGCCGGGCCGGCGGCGGGCGAGCCGGGGCCGGTCGTGCCGCGGTCGGCGGCGGGGTCCGCCTTCGGCGGCTGCTCCTGGCGGTCGGCGTCGGCCTCGGGATGGGGCTTGTGCACCGCGCTCGACTCGATCTGCCCCGTGCCGACGGGGTCGTCGGTGCGGGTGCCGGTGCCGGCCACCGAGCCTTCCGGCCGGGCGTTGCCGCCGAGCGGGGCGTGCTGGCCGTCGAGGCCGCCGTGGCCCAGCTTGTTGGTCTCGCCGCCCTGCTTGGCCTGCGCCTCCGCCCCGTCCTGCCGCGCCTTCTCGGCGGCGGCGCGCTCGTGGTCGGGCGCCGACTGGGTGTCGCGGGCTTGCAGCGCGTCGTCGAGGGCGGGGTCGCGGTCCGCGGCCGTCAGTTCGGCCTCGTTGTCCTGCTCGTGCAGCGTCGCGAACCTGTCCTCGTCGCCGTTCACGCCGTACCAGGTGGTCAGCGAGGTCAGGCCGTTCGCGGGCTCGGAGGTGAGCCGGCCGGTCTGCGAGCCGCGCTTCACGGGGCGTCCGGCGGCGAGGTCGTCGAGCAGCCTGTCGAAGTTCTCGGGCGTGAGGTCCTCGTAATAGTCGTCGTTGATCTGCACCATGGGGGCGTTGCAGCAGGCGCCCAGGCACTCGACCTCCAACCAGGAGAACTTGCCGTCCGCCGACACGGTCTCCATCGGGCCGACGCGGCGCTCCAGCACGGCCTTGATGTCGTTGGCGCCGCGCAGCACGCAGGGCGTCGTGCCGCAGAACTGGATGAAATGCTCGCCGACCGGCTTCAGGTTGTACATCGTGTAGAAGGTCGCGACCTCCAGCACGCGGATGTAGGGCATGCCGAGGATGTCGGCGATGCGCTCGATGGCTGGCTTGGGCACCCAGCCGTGGTGCTGCTGCTGGGCGCGGCGCAGGAGCGCCATCACGGCCGAGGCCTGGCGCCCCTCGGGATACTTGCGGATCTGGCGGTCGACCCAGGCCCGGTTCTCGGGGGTGAAGTCGAAGCTTTCGGGCTGGGTCTCAGCGAGGCGCCGAACGGTCATCAGTTCATCTTTTCGCAGGTCTGCCGGGGTGCGCTGTGGCACAGATAGGCCGAGGTGCCCCGCTGCAGGATGATGTAGGCCCCGCCGCTCGTGTCGGCGAAGGCGGTCTTGATCTCGTATCCTTCGGACAGGAGCTTCGCCACCGATGTCGCGGCCTGCGCGGCGACCGCTCTGGCGGTCGCGAGGGCGGCCGTGGCCGCCGCCAGCGCCAGCAGCACACCGGCGGCGAGGCGCCGCATCAGCGATCGACCTCGCCGAACACGATGTCGAGCGAGCCCAGCACCGCCGACACGTCGGCGAGCAGGTGCTCGCGGCACATGAAGTCCATGGCCTGGAGGTGGGCGTAGCCGGGCGCGCGGATCTTGCAGCGGTACGGCTTGTCGGTGCCGTCCGAGACGAGGTAGACGCCGAACTCGCCCTTGGGCGCCTCCACGGCGGCGTAGACCTCGCCGGCCGGGACGTGGAAGCCCTCGGTGTAGAGCTTAAAGTGGTGGATGAGCGCCTCCATCGAGCGCTTCATCTCGGCGCGCGGCGGGGGGGCGACCTTGCCCTGACGCGTCGTCACGGGCCCCTGCCCGTCCGGCGCG is drawn from Lichenibacterium dinghuense and contains these coding sequences:
- the nuoF gene encoding NADH-quinone oxidoreductase subunit NuoF, which encodes MLDDKDRIFLNLYGIGDWRLEGARKRGTWDGTKGLLEKGKDWIINEMKASGLRGRGGAGFPTGLKWSFMPKPDPARPAYLVINADESEPGTCKDREIMRNDPHMLIEGAMIASFAMHANACYIYIRGEYVLEADRLDAAVDEAYEANLVGPNNVHGYPFDIYVHRGAGAYICGEETALLESLEGKKGMPRLKPPFPANMGLYGYPTTVNNVESIAVAPTILRRGGAWFAGIGRKNNTGTKLFCVSGNVNTPCNVEEAMSIPFRELIDRHCGGIRGGWDNLLAVIPGGSSVPIVPAHEIIDCPMDFDALRDLKSGLGTAAVIVMDKSTDIIRAITRISYFYKHESCGQCTPCREGTGWLWRVMTRMSEGRAQKREIDALLEVTTQLEGHSICALGDAAAWPVQGLIRHFRPEIEKRIDTYMANPHPEPIRIAAE
- the nuoE gene encoding NADH-quinone oxidoreductase subunit NuoE, with product MTVRRLAETQPESFDFTPENRAWVDRQIRKYPEGRQASAVMALLRRAQQQHHGWVPKPAIERIADILGMPYIRVLEVATFYTMYNLKPVGEHFIQFCGTTPCVLRGANDIKAVLERRVGPMETVSADGKFSWLEVECLGACCNAPMVQINDDYYEDLTPENFDRLLDDLAAGRPVKRGSQTGRLTSEPANGLTSLTTWYGVNGDEDRFATLHEQDNEAELTAADRDPALDDALQARDTQSAPDHERAAAEKARQDGAEAQAKQGGETNKLGHGGLDGQHAPLGGNARPEGSVAGTGTRTDDPVGTGQIESSAVHKPHPEADADRQEQPPKADPAADRGTTGPGSPAAGPAASDKPA